A region from the Leptospirillum ferriphilum ML-04 genome encodes:
- a CDS encoding tetratricopeptide repeat protein yields MITFPENFSCKKALQVLMAGVCLFWMTGCASSGGSVSTEASLTESFEQDLRTGHYLKARQDLSRELRLHPRNISVWNNLAYLDFKNGQYRQADGDLAQGLALNPKNAFLLENRARLYLARHKDKAARKILLSLETVRPWPRGFRLLLAIADLRTGHQEEARLLLNAILSDRPRDPLARVYLSRLGNGGVRG; encoded by the coding sequence ATGATCACGTTTCCTGAAAATTTTTCCTGCAAAAAGGCTCTTCAGGTCCTGATGGCAGGAGTCTGCCTGTTTTGGATGACAGGGTGTGCCTCCTCCGGTGGATCCGTTTCCACCGAGGCGTCCCTGACGGAATCTTTTGAACAGGACCTGAGGACCGGGCATTATCTGAAAGCCCGGCAGGATCTCTCCCGCGAGCTTCGTCTTCATCCCCGGAACATCTCCGTCTGGAACAACCTTGCCTACCTCGATTTCAAAAACGGACAATACAGGCAGGCGGACGGGGATCTTGCACAAGGTCTTGCCCTCAACCCAAAAAACGCGTTTCTTCTGGAAAACCGCGCCCGACTCTATCTGGCACGTCATAAAGACAAGGCCGCCCGGAAGATTCTCCTCTCCCTGGAAACCGTCCGCCCCTGGCCCAGGGGTTTTCGCCTTCTTCTCGCCATTGCCGACCTGAGAACCGGTCACCAGGAGGAGGCCCGGCTTCTTCTGAACGCCATCCTTTCAGACAGACCCCGCGACCCTCTGGCTCGCGTTTATCTTAGCCGTCTCGGAAACGGTGGGGTTCGTGGATAA
- the nadA gene encoding quinolinate synthase NadA, giving the protein MKTFETLVRTETAPDAEELVDKIRVLKERHRAIILAHNYQIGEVQDVADLIGDSLELARYAATTEADVIVFCGVHFMAETAKILNPSRKVLVPDLKAGCPMSDMITPEEVDRLRRENPGAIVVTYVNSPAAVKAKSDICCTSANAVRIVSSIPKETPIIFIPDQFLGDYVQRATGRQLILFEGFCPTHMRIMASDIDQARQEHPGAFVIAHPECQPDVAKKADVVSSTSRMATAVRENPAQKVVVGTELGMIYRLQKENPDKEFIPACSSCDCANMKVNSLEKILWALEDMSPEITLPEGILKDARRALDRMIELS; this is encoded by the coding sequence ATGAAGACGTTCGAGACGCTGGTCCGGACGGAAACGGCACCGGACGCGGAGGAACTCGTCGACAAGATCCGGGTTCTGAAAGAGCGGCATCGCGCGATTATCCTCGCGCACAACTATCAGATCGGCGAAGTGCAGGATGTGGCGGACCTGATCGGGGACTCTCTGGAACTGGCACGGTATGCCGCGACCACCGAGGCCGATGTCATTGTTTTCTGCGGTGTTCATTTCATGGCGGAAACGGCCAAGATCCTGAATCCGTCCCGAAAAGTCCTTGTTCCGGACCTGAAAGCCGGTTGTCCCATGTCGGATATGATTACACCGGAAGAAGTCGATCGCCTCCGGCGGGAAAATCCCGGAGCGATTGTCGTGACCTATGTGAACTCTCCGGCTGCGGTCAAGGCAAAAAGCGATATATGCTGTACCTCCGCCAATGCCGTCCGGATCGTTTCCTCGATCCCGAAAGAGACGCCGATCATCTTTATCCCGGATCAGTTTCTGGGGGATTATGTCCAGCGGGCCACAGGCCGTCAACTGATCCTGTTTGAAGGGTTTTGTCCGACGCATATGCGCATCATGGCCTCGGATATCGATCAGGCCCGTCAGGAACACCCGGGCGCGTTCGTGATTGCCCACCCGGAATGCCAGCCGGATGTCGCGAAAAAAGCCGATGTTGTGTCGAGTACCAGCCGTATGGCAACAGCCGTTCGGGAAAACCCGGCTCAAAAAGTGGTTGTGGGAACGGAGCTTGGGATGATTTACCGGCTCCAGAAGGAAAATCCGGACAAGGAATTCATTCCGGCCTGTTCTTCCTGCGATTGTGCCAATATGAAAGTCAATTCTCTCGAAAAAATCTTGTGGGCCCTGGAAGACATGAGCCCCGAGATCACGTTGCCGGAAGGGATTCTGAAAGATGCCCGGAGGGCGTTAGACCGGATGATCGAGCTGTCGTGA
- a CDS encoding VOC family protein — protein sequence MKIRFLDHVAIPVSDLERSIRWYRDVLGLERRYEREWGDYPAMLCAGDTCVALIYPPNGTPNAGEGPGIERIPDRHIAFNTDRPGFDEALQEIRRRNIPYTYDDHGISLSFYFFDPDNHWIEITTFDLPAGRKPGDPETPE from the coding sequence ATGAAGATCCGGTTTCTGGATCACGTCGCCATCCCTGTCTCCGACCTCGAACGGTCGATTCGTTGGTACAGGGATGTCCTGGGTCTGGAACGACGATATGAGCGGGAATGGGGGGATTATCCCGCCATGCTTTGTGCGGGGGACACCTGTGTGGCCCTTATTTATCCTCCCAATGGGACACCCAACGCCGGAGAGGGACCCGGGATCGAGAGGATTCCGGATCGTCACATCGCGTTCAACACCGACCGGCCCGGGTTTGACGAAGCCTTGCAGGAAATTCGTCGACGCAACATTCCCTACACCTATGATGACCACGGGATCAGTCTTTCTTTCTATTTCTTTGATCCGGACAATCACTGGATAGAAATCACCACGTTTGATCTTCCGGCCGGAAGAAAACCCGGGGATCCGGAGACTCCGGAATGA
- a CDS encoding tetratricopeptide repeat protein produces MKKKRVGGILSALILATVTSCASSGALQNQDLLKQSSLDIRQHRLSEAQAILDRLRTTLPDNPAVWNNLATVAFLQKNYPLALAMMDNALSLRPTNPDLRMNKARLLLAMGHNESARILLRRMIRLRPWPKGYRILLAIAEKRTGHREASRILFEEMIANHPDDTLAQKYLSSFSTPDNNIPPSGPKTTP; encoded by the coding sequence TTGAAAAAAAAACGGGTGGGTGGAATCCTGTCCGCGCTGATTCTCGCGACCGTGACATCGTGCGCCAGCAGCGGGGCCCTTCAGAATCAGGACCTTTTGAAACAATCGTCGCTGGATATCCGGCAACATCGTCTTTCGGAGGCACAGGCGATTCTGGATCGCCTCAGGACAACTCTCCCGGACAATCCTGCCGTCTGGAACAACCTCGCAACGGTTGCCTTTTTACAGAAAAACTACCCTCTCGCGTTGGCCATGATGGACAATGCCCTGTCTCTCCGGCCGACAAACCCCGATCTCCGGATGAACAAGGCCCGGCTTCTTCTGGCCATGGGACACAATGAATCCGCCCGCATTCTGCTTCGCCGGATGATCCGGCTTCGTCCCTGGCCGAAAGGGTACCGGATTCTTCTCGCCATTGCGGAAAAGAGAACCGGGCACCGCGAGGCCTCCCGCATCTTGTTCGAAGAGATGATCGCGAACCATCCGGACGACACCCTCGCCCAAAAATACCTTTCCTCCTTTTCCACTCCCGATAACAACATTCCGCCTTCCGGCCCGAAGACAACGCCCTGA
- a CDS encoding RuBisCO large subunit C-terminal-like domain-containing protein — translation MSQEIIRATYTITSGDIRKAAALVAREMSLGVKKTHFENRSTEGFEARVEDVREGPGKAVLSIDVPCQNIASVYGLLLSIAGEISCLNILKTIELTDFLPPSSLVDRLPGPAFGMEGIAKARKHLKRPLFITVIKPSQGLSPADYGKIAYESLMGGMDVVKSDELLQEPFDRYVERLKAGLEAAKRAESETGEAKWVMMHTVDAPSKMRERYLEGARLGSKIAMLSPAASGFPMLEELARLEKAPIMAHMAMSGWLWHKDGMSVRSWTKFMRLSGADIVLYPALEGTLKSRRKDLKDVHEACLAPMGKAKKSLIAVGGGMHAGTMGVHAKLFGPDFVYICGGGVCAHPGGPRSGGKSIRQAWEAHSQGIPLEKFRKGHKELDQALDAFKKYV, via the coding sequence ATGTCCCAGGAAATCATCCGCGCCACCTACACCATCACATCAGGGGATATCCGGAAAGCGGCTGCCCTTGTTGCCCGGGAAATGAGTCTGGGGGTCAAGAAGACCCATTTTGAAAACCGGTCGACAGAAGGGTTCGAGGCCCGTGTGGAAGATGTCAGGGAAGGTCCGGGAAAAGCGGTTCTGTCCATCGATGTGCCCTGTCAGAACATTGCGTCCGTTTATGGGCTTCTCCTGTCGATTGCCGGTGAGATCAGCTGTCTGAACATTCTGAAGACCATCGAACTGACAGACTTTCTTCCGCCGTCGTCTCTGGTCGACAGACTGCCGGGTCCCGCTTTTGGTATGGAAGGGATCGCAAAAGCGCGAAAACATCTCAAGCGACCGCTTTTTATTACGGTGATCAAGCCATCGCAAGGACTTTCTCCCGCCGATTATGGAAAAATTGCCTATGAAAGCCTGATGGGCGGGATGGATGTCGTCAAATCCGATGAACTTCTCCAGGAGCCGTTCGATCGCTATGTGGAACGTCTCAAGGCCGGCCTGGAAGCGGCGAAACGGGCCGAATCCGAAACGGGAGAAGCAAAATGGGTGATGATGCATACGGTGGACGCTCCTTCCAAAATGCGGGAACGCTATCTCGAAGGGGCCCGTCTGGGTTCGAAGATCGCCATGCTGAGTCCGGCCGCTTCGGGATTTCCGATGCTCGAAGAACTTGCCCGCCTTGAAAAGGCACCGATCATGGCCCATATGGCCATGTCCGGCTGGCTCTGGCACAAGGACGGGATGTCGGTGCGCTCGTGGACGAAATTTATGCGGTTGTCCGGAGCGGACATCGTGCTTTATCCCGCTCTGGAAGGAACGCTCAAGTCCCGGCGGAAAGACCTCAAAGATGTTCATGAAGCCTGTCTGGCTCCGATGGGGAAAGCCAAAAAGAGCCTGATCGCTGTCGGCGGGGGAATGCATGCCGGCACCATGGGTGTTCATGCCAAATTGTTTGGTCCGGATTTCGTGTACATTTGCGGAGGAGGTGTGTGCGCCCATCCCGGAGGCCCCCGATCCGGAGGAAAATCGATCCGCCAGGCCTGGGAGGCCCATTCTCAGGGGATTCCCCTGGAGAAGTTCCGGAAAGGACACAAGGAACTCGATCAGGCCCTGGACGCCTTCAAAAAATACGTTTAG
- the leuB gene encoding 3-isopropylmalate dehydrogenase, translating into MQTEKNTKKILLLPGDGIGPEVFGPVRDILEHLVTSGHVRLEWEEALIGGIATDRTGLPLPPDTIEKADRCDAVLLGAVGGPKYDALPYEKRPERALLGIREHLGAFANLRPARLFPELAGSSTLKPEIISDLDLMVVRELTGGIYFGKPRGIVTDQGVRRGINTETYTEPEIARIMRVAFDLARTRRKKVTSVDKANVLESSVLWREVAVSVHKEYPDVELSHMYVDNAAMQLVRNPKQFDVLVTGNLFGDILSDEAAQLTGSIGMLASASIGGKTGLYEPIHGSAPDIAGKDIANPLAMILSLALLFRYSLQREDLAGVLERSVQNVLKEGYRTTDIQGAGTKKIVGTREMGSLVFHELKKVLENSQR; encoded by the coding sequence ATGCAAACCGAAAAAAACACGAAAAAAATTCTTCTTCTCCCCGGTGACGGGATAGGCCCCGAAGTCTTCGGTCCTGTTCGGGATATTCTGGAGCATCTGGTGACTTCGGGACACGTCCGTCTGGAGTGGGAGGAAGCCTTGATCGGGGGAATCGCAACGGACCGGACGGGACTCCCCTTGCCTCCCGACACAATCGAAAAGGCGGATCGGTGCGATGCCGTTCTTCTCGGCGCGGTGGGGGGTCCGAAGTATGACGCCCTTCCCTACGAGAAAAGACCGGAACGGGCTTTGCTCGGAATACGGGAGCATCTCGGTGCTTTCGCAAACCTGAGGCCTGCCAGGCTGTTTCCCGAACTCGCCGGATCATCGACGCTCAAACCGGAAATCATTTCCGATCTCGACCTGATGGTTGTGCGGGAACTGACCGGCGGCATCTATTTTGGAAAGCCTCGCGGGATTGTCACGGATCAGGGTGTTCGGCGGGGAATCAACACGGAAACCTATACTGAGCCGGAAATTGCACGGATCATGAGAGTGGCGTTCGATCTGGCACGAACACGCCGGAAAAAAGTGACGTCCGTCGACAAGGCCAATGTCCTCGAATCCTCTGTCCTCTGGAGGGAGGTGGCCGTTTCCGTTCACAAGGAATACCCGGATGTCGAGCTTTCCCATATGTATGTGGACAATGCCGCGATGCAACTGGTGAGAAATCCCAAACAGTTTGACGTTCTTGTGACAGGAAATCTGTTCGGCGATATCCTGTCCGATGAGGCGGCCCAGCTCACGGGGTCGATCGGAATGCTCGCTTCGGCTTCCATCGGTGGAAAAACAGGTCTTTACGAACCGATTCACGGCAGTGCCCCGGATATCGCCGGAAAGGATATCGCCAACCCGCTGGCGATGATTCTTTCTCTGGCGCTCCTTTTCCGGTATTCCCTTCAACGCGAGGATCTGGCCGGAGTTCTCGAGCGATCTGTCCAGAACGTCCTCAAGGAAGGGTACCGGACAACGGATATCCAGGGAGCCGGAACGAAAAAAATTGTCGGGACCAGGGAGATGGGAAGTCTCGTGTTTCACGAATTAAAGAAGGTCTTGGAGAACAGTCAACGATGA
- a CDS encoding carbon monoxide dehydrogenase beta subunit family protein yields the protein MSQYRVLAGPEAFLPPAAALMGITLPDPGQGHIEGRIVSEDEAIEEAARKLSAAKVPTFFPGPQVLWKWNEKSAKMAKVIKKASVEGGIKIIPMSDYRPKYPKIDPETEINPNHPNLTIWHNKIDVCLFVGVHCHQANLALKIIRGGTSCYTLAFCSFAGHEDANLSIRDTGPEKFEKLTEFLIKMRKNSKGF from the coding sequence GTGTCCCAGTATCGCGTGCTTGCCGGTCCCGAAGCCTTTCTTCCACCTGCCGCTGCCCTGATGGGGATTACCCTGCCAGATCCCGGCCAGGGCCACATCGAAGGTCGTATTGTTTCCGAGGATGAAGCGATCGAAGAAGCTGCCCGAAAGCTTTCGGCAGCGAAAGTTCCCACTTTTTTCCCGGGTCCCCAGGTCTTGTGGAAATGGAATGAAAAGTCGGCCAAAATGGCCAAGGTGATCAAAAAAGCCTCGGTCGAAGGCGGAATCAAGATCATCCCGATGTCTGACTATCGCCCCAAATATCCAAAGATCGATCCGGAAACGGAAATCAACCCCAATCACCCGAACCTCACGATCTGGCACAACAAGATTGACGTCTGCCTCTTCGTGGGAGTGCATTGCCACCAGGCCAATCTGGCTCTCAAGATCATCCGGGGGGGGACGTCCTGTTATACTCTGGCATTCTGTTCTTTTGCCGGCCATGAAGACGCCAATTTGTCCATCCGGGATACCGGTCCTGAAAAATTTGAAAAGCTCACAGAATTTTTGATCAAGATGCGGAAGAATTCGAAAGGCTTCTGA
- a CDS encoding aspartate-semialdehyde dehydrogenase, translating to MSNVSGLKKGFRVAVVGATGAVGREMVSILEERNFPVSELSLYASERSAGERIPFRGDSVVVRSLKNPKEAKGIEIALFSAGSEVSQALSPELVKQGTLVIDNSSAFRMVPEIPLVVPEVNPDALPKKLGPGLVANPNCATIQMVVALKPLIDAAGVRRIVVSTYQSVSGTGKKAMDELSGQIALLLNGRVTDIQPEVYAPYQIAFNVLPQIDRFLPDGSTKEEEKMKMESRKILGIKDLRISATTVRVPVLIGHSEAVSIEFERPLSPDDARALLSKAPGVRVFDDPARKIYPVPREVAGQDDVFVGRIRTDDSVEHGLNLWIVGDNLRKGAALNAVQIAERIVSGDF from the coding sequence ATGAGCAACGTTTCAGGTCTGAAAAAAGGCTTCCGGGTGGCGGTCGTTGGAGCGACCGGAGCGGTCGGACGGGAAATGGTCTCGATTCTGGAAGAGCGAAACTTTCCTGTCTCTGAGCTCTCTCTTTATGCATCCGAACGATCCGCCGGGGAGAGAATCCCCTTCAGGGGAGACTCCGTTGTCGTCCGTTCCCTGAAAAACCCCAAAGAGGCGAAGGGAATCGAGATTGCCCTGTTTTCGGCAGGAAGCGAAGTCAGCCAGGCTCTGTCGCCCGAGCTTGTCAAACAGGGGACCCTGGTGATCGACAACAGCTCTGCCTTCCGGATGGTGCCAGAGATCCCTCTCGTCGTTCCGGAGGTCAACCCCGACGCCCTGCCCAAAAAATTGGGTCCGGGTCTCGTGGCGAACCCCAACTGCGCCACGATCCAGATGGTGGTGGCCCTGAAGCCCCTGATCGACGCTGCGGGGGTTCGCCGGATTGTGGTGTCCACCTATCAGTCGGTTTCGGGAACCGGAAAAAAAGCCATGGACGAACTTTCCGGACAAATTGCCCTTCTTCTGAACGGGCGCGTCACCGACATCCAGCCCGAGGTGTATGCCCCCTATCAGATCGCGTTTAATGTTCTTCCCCAGATCGATCGATTCCTCCCGGACGGTTCGACAAAGGAAGAAGAAAAAATGAAGATGGAAAGCCGAAAGATTCTGGGGATCAAGGATCTTCGCATCAGCGCGACCACTGTCCGTGTCCCCGTCCTCATCGGACATTCGGAAGCGGTGTCCATCGAATTTGAACGTCCCCTTTCTCCCGACGACGCCAGGGCCCTTCTCTCCAAGGCCCCCGGCGTGAGAGTGTTTGACGATCCTGCCCGCAAGATTTACCCGGTTCCCCGAGAAGTCGCCGGTCAGGACGATGTGTTTGTCGGAAGGATTCGAACGGATGATTCTGTCGAACATGGACTGAACCTCTGGATCGTGGGAGACAACCTTCGGAAAGGTGCGGCACTGAATGCCGTGCAGATTGCCGAACGGATCGTTTCCGGGGATTTTTGA
- a CDS encoding DUF2905 family protein: MTRLFFVLGVVFLLLSGLSFFLEKGAGRGIFSLLGHLPGDIIVDRPGFKFYFPLMTSLLVSVFLSLLFYLVSRFFGRS; this comes from the coding sequence ATGACCCGCCTGTTTTTTGTCCTTGGCGTTGTGTTTTTGCTGCTGTCGGGGCTGTCTTTTTTCCTGGAAAAGGGAGCAGGAAGAGGGATCTTCTCCCTTTTGGGGCATCTTCCCGGGGACATTATCGTGGATCGCCCGGGGTTCAAATTCTATTTTCCTCTGATGACCAGTCTTTTGGTGAGCGTTTTTTTGTCCCTTCTGTTTTATCTTGTCTCCCGGTTTTTCGGGAGATCCTGA